The following nucleotide sequence is from Barnesiella viscericola DSM 18177.
TTCGATCTCCTTCTCGGTCATGATCGAGAGGTCGAGCGCCTCGGTGTCGAAGGGGAAGAGGGTGAGGGTCTCGAAGCGGTAGAACATGCCGAACTCGTTTTGGTAGTCGGGTACGGTGAGAATGAGGTTCTCGCAGCGAATGCCATACTCGCCCGTGCGGTAGAGACCCGGTTCGTTCGAGGTAATCATGCCCGGCATGAGCGGGGTGGGGTTCTCTTCGAGGCGAATGTTCTGCGGGCCCTCGTGCACGTTGAGGAAGTGGCCCACGCCGTGTCCCGTGCCGTGCAGGTAGTTGAGGTGGTCGTCCCACAGGAAGTGACGGGCCAGGGCATCGAGTTGCGAGCCCCTCGTGCCTTGCGGGAAGTGGCAGGTAGCCAGGGCGATGTGTCCCTTCATGACCAGCGTGAAGTCGCGTTTCTGGCGTGGCGAGAGGTTGCCCAACGAGATGGTGCGGGTGATGTCGGTCGTACCGTCGAGGTATTGGGCGCCCGAGTCGATGAGTAGGAATCCGTGAGGTTCGATGGTGGCGTTGCTCTCGGGAGTGGCCGAGTAGTGGACGATGGCACCGTGTTCGTTAAATCCGGCGATGGTGGCAAAGCTCTCACCCACGTAAAGGTTCTGTTGCGAACGGTATTCGCGCAACTTCTCGGCAACGGTTATCTCGGTCACCTTGCCGCTGTCGATATTCTGTTCGAGCCAGCGGAAGAAGCGCACGAGGGCGACACCGTCGCGAATCATCGCTTCGCGGGTACCGGCCAGCTGCGTCTCGTTCTTGACGCTCTTCAACAGTGCAATGGGCGATTGCCCCGAAACCGATGTAGCATTGAGTTTATTTAATAAGGTGTAGTTGATTTTGTTGGTATCGACGAATACCTTCTTGTTGACGGGCAGGGTGCCCACGAAATCGAAGATGCTCTCGTAGGGCATGATTTCTACTCCATTCTTGTTCAGATACTGAGCTACGGAGTCGCCGATTTTGTCCTTGTCGATGAAGAGTATGCGGCGTGTGTCGTCAATGTAGGCGTAGCAAACCACTACGGGGTTGCACTCCACATCGTTCCCGCGGATATTGAAAGCCCACGCAATCTCGTCGAGAGCCGCCAGCAGCAAGGCCTCGGCGCCGGCCTGGTGTACCTGCTCCATGATGCGGTTCATCTTGTCGGCCACCGATTCGCCGCTATATTTCTCCTCGTGAATGAACACCTCGTTTTTGGGAATCGACGGACGATCCTCCCAAATGGAGTCGAACGGCGTGAAGTCGGTGACGAAGCGCAATCCGTGTTTCTCGAAATTCTGTTTCATTTCGGCCGCCTTGGAGGCACCGAACAGAGTCCCGTCGATGGCCACGGTAGCTCCCTGGGGCAACGTGTTCAGGAGCCATTGCTCGATGGTGGGCGTGTCGGGCAGGCCCTCTTTGAAAAGTTCAAATCCCGAGCCCTCCAACTGTTGAGCCGCTTGCAGGAAATAGCGCGAATCGGTCCACAGTCCGGCCCGGTTGGTGGTTACGACAGCCGTTCCGGCCGATCCGTTGAAACCCGAAATCCAGGTACGTGCAGCCCAGTGGCTGGCATAGTATTCGCTTTGGTGCGGATCGGTCCCCGGTATGATAAACGCGGTAATACCGGCTTTGCCCATCTCTTCGCGCAGGGCTTTCAGTCGGGGTAATGTCGATTTGCTCATAATATCTCTATTTTTTAATGTGTATTCTACCCTATTGTATAATTGCTTGTAAAGGTAGTCATATTTGGTTAAATAAGACGATAAAAGGGTGTGAAAATATCGCAATGAAGATGAATGGAGATTGCGACGAATTATTGAAAAAAATGTCGATGCGATGTATTTTAGCGGTCGAAAGTTTTGCTAATCACAAAACAATCTATAATTTTGCACCGCAATTATCTAAACAAGGAAACAAATAAACTAATATCTAAATAATTATGATTATAGTTCCAGTAAAAGAAGGCGAAAACATCGAAAAGGCTTTGAAGAAATTCAAACGGAAATTTGAAAAAACAGGTGTAATAAAAGAATTGCGTAACCGTCAGGCTTTTGAAAAACCGTCGGTAACAAACCGTAAAAAGATGATGCGGGCTATCTATATTCAGAAACTCCATCAGAACGAAGAGTAATTTTTTTATTCCCGGCAGATATTGGATTTTTCAATAATTTCCCTTATATTCGTAGCGTAAGTAAAAGCTACGAGTTATGCTGGCCGAATCGTTTTTAAGATATATCCGGTATGAGAAGAATCTTTCTACTCATACCGTATTGTCATATAAAAACGATTTGTTTCAGTTTAAAGAGTTCCTTGAAACCATTGCTCCGGGGTGTGAATTGCAACAGGTAACCCCCGATCAGGTGAGGGAGTGGATAGCCGCCCTGTCGGAGGACGGTATGTCGGCCCGCACCGTTTCGCGCAAGATCTCCTCGTTGCGGGCGTTTTATCGTTACCTGATGGCGCAGTCGGTGATTGCCGGCAGCCCGGTAAAAGAGGTGCGGGTGCCCAAAGTGAGGAAGAAATTGCCGGT
It contains:
- the rpsU gene encoding 30S ribosomal protein S21 yields the protein MIIVPVKEGENIEKALKKFKRKFEKTGVIKELRNRQAFEKPSVTNRKKMMRAIYIQKLHQNEE
- a CDS encoding aminopeptidase P family protein; this translates as MSKSTLPRLKALREEMGKAGITAFIIPGTDPHQSEYYASHWAARTWISGFNGSAGTAVVTTNRAGLWTDSRYFLQAAQQLEGSGFELFKEGLPDTPTIEQWLLNTLPQGATVAIDGTLFGASKAAEMKQNFEKHGLRFVTDFTPFDSIWEDRPSIPKNEVFIHEEKYSGESVADKMNRIMEQVHQAGAEALLLAALDEIAWAFNIRGNDVECNPVVVCYAYIDDTRRILFIDKDKIGDSVAQYLNKNGVEIMPYESIFDFVGTLPVNKKVFVDTNKINYTLLNKLNATSVSGQSPIALLKSVKNETQLAGTREAMIRDGVALVRFFRWLEQNIDSGKVTEITVAEKLREYRSQQNLYVGESFATIAGFNEHGAIVHYSATPESNATIEPHGFLLIDSGAQYLDGTTDITRTISLGNLSPRQKRDFTLVMKGHIALATCHFPQGTRGSQLDALARHFLWDDHLNYLHGTGHGVGHFLNVHEGPQNIRLEENPTPLMPGMITSNEPGLYRTGEYGIRCENLILTVPDYQNEFGMFYRFETLTLFPFDTEALDLSIMTEKEIEWLNNYHEMVYDRLSPMLNEEEQQWLHRKTTSI